The genomic window ATTTTAAAATTCTCATATACGTTTCCTCTTATTCTCCTTTTTGAGCCTGAATCGCTTCCCGGATTTTGTCTTCGGTCTCTCTGGAATATTCCTTAAACGCGAAAGGATGCGGTTCGTAGAGAGCGATCAAGGAGGACTCGTTCCCCTTGCTGTCTTTTACTGTTTTTTGATTTAAGAATAGGATGTAATCTCCTTCGGGAGGAGCGGCCTTCAGCCATTTCCCCAAAAGTTCGGGGAAGATCATAAAACCGATTTCGAATTTAGCCGGAAGTTTTTCGGCGCCTTTCCAAGGTTTTAAAATTTCGACGGTGGCGGTCACCGAAATCGAAGTTTCGGAAATTTTTTTCTCGCGGACGTTCGTGATCCGAGTCAACGCGATATAATCTGAATTCTTAACCTGAGTTTCGAGCGTGGGAGGAGTGGGCACCGACCAAAGCGGCAATGTTATTATAAGTAAACCGATCCAAGCAAACGCTTTTAGATTCATCTTTGTCTCCATCTGGCCGATTCTTTTCGACCAAGGGTGAAGTATGAACCTTCAAATGGACACCGCAAGAAATTTTTTAATTTTTAAAAGCGTATGCGCGTTTCGTTTCTTTCCAAAGAAGCGAAAAAAATTTCGCGAACGGGAACTTTATAAAACGAACTTTCTAAGATCGAAGGAGAACCTCAATCTTCGAGATTGAAGGAAATCGGAACCCGATGCGACATCTTGGTCGGTCTTCCTTGAACGTATCCCGGACTCCAACGAGCCAGTTTCACGATCTTGATCGCCGCTTCGTCGAATCCGAATCCGGCTTTTCCGGAAGCGATCTTGGCTCCCTGCAAATTTCCTTGTTCGTCGATTTGCACGATCACCACGACTTGTTTGGAAACGATCCCGGCCGATTTCGCCTGCGGAGGGAAGAAATCTCTGAGATCAAAGTCGATGATCGGAGTCGGAGTTTTATCTCCGTTGTAAGAAAATAAGAATCCGTCCTTATCGGTTCCGTTTCCGGAAAGAGCGTTCGGATTGAGATCCTCGTCGATGGGATCATCCGCGTTTTGATTGGAACCTTCCACCCATTCCTGTTTTTCCACCGGAGCGGGAGAAGAAGTTCCTCCGATCAATTCGGGGGGAATGTCTTCCAAATCGACTTCTACGTCCTGAGCTTCCAAGTCGTCGGAAGAAATCTCCGACTCGGGAATGTACGTCGCGATGAAATACGCTCCGATCGTAAGGGAATGCAGGGCAAAGGACGCAATCAGACAAAAACGGAACAATCCGAATTCGACGATCTTCTGTTTGATTTCAGGAACGCTTACCATTCTATCTTTCCCGTTTTGTCTAACGTTTTACCGAAAGAGCAATTTTTGTGACGCCCGCTTTGCGGATCACTCCCATCGTTTCCGCGATCTTCCCGTAAGGAAGGGAAGAATCCGCCGAAAGAGTCAGACGCATATTCGGTCTGATCTTGGAATCCCGTTCGAGATGAGCCTTCAATCGTTCGATCGAAGTATCCGCTCCTTCCAAAAGAATCTTACCGTCCTTGGTCAAAGCGACCTGAACCGATTGAGCTACGTTCGGATCCGCGGCTTCCACTTTCGGAAGGTTGATGTTGATGGATTCTTTTTTTAAGAAGTTCGCGGTGACCATAAAGATCACCAGAAGAACCAGAATCACGTCCACCATCGGGGTGATATTGATATTGCCTATTTCTTCTCCGTCGCCGGAGGGAGCAGAGCCTGCCATATTCGAATTCTCCTTATTCTATTTCTTGCGAGAAAGACTTGCAAGAAACTCTCTGGAAAGAATCTCCAAATTTGCCTGAATCACTTTCAACTTACGGGTAAAATAGTTGTTCGCCATTACCACGGGAATCGCGACACCCAGACCTGCTGCGGTCGCCAAAAGAGCGGTGGAGATACTTCTCATTACGAACTCGGCTCCGGTGCTTCCTAAAGTTCCCAATCCGTAGAATGCCTTGATCACACCGAGAACCGTTCCCAAAAGACCGATAAACGGAGCGTTGTTTCCGAGAGTGTTCAGGATCGGAAGATGATTTTCCAAATCCACGCGTTCGCCGATGATTCTTCCTTCCTGCAGTTCGGAAAGAGCGTCGTGACCGACTTCGTAATGTTCCGCGGAAAACTGGGAAAACTTCGCGTAGACATTGCCCGGATTTTCCGAAGC from Leptospira yasudae includes these protein-coding regions:
- a CDS encoding MotA/TolQ/ExbB proton channel family protein, giving the protein MTMYLVEYGETFIFIVMLVASIVALAVGTERILIFRKSLRNTDAILPILTSEIRKGDFGAVKTVASENPGNVYAKFSQFSAEHYEVGHDALSELQEGRIIGERVDLENHLPILNTLGNNAPFIGLLGTVLGVIKAFYGLGTLGSTGAEFVMRSISTALLATAAGLGVAIPVVMANNYFTRKLKVIQANLEILSREFLASLSRKK
- a CDS encoding ExbD/TolR family protein; its protein translation is MAGSAPSGDGEEIGNINITPMVDVILVLLVIFMVTANFLKKESININLPKVEAADPNVAQSVQVALTKDGKILLEGADTSIERLKAHLERDSKIRPNMRLTLSADSSLPYGKIAETMGVIRKAGVTKIALSVKR
- a CDS encoding energy transducer TonB, coding for MVSVPEIKQKIVEFGLFRFCLIASFALHSLTIGAYFIATYIPESEISSDDLEAQDVEVDLEDIPPELIGGTSSPAPVEKQEWVEGSNQNADDPIDEDLNPNALSGNGTDKDGFLFSYNGDKTPTPIIDFDLRDFFPPQAKSAGIVSKQVVVIVQIDEQGNLQGAKIASGKAGFGFDEAAIKIVKLARWSPGYVQGRPTKMSHRVPISFNLED
- a CDS encoding LIC_20196 family exoprotein produces the protein MNLKAFAWIGLLIITLPLWSVPTPPTLETQVKNSDYIALTRITNVREKKISETSISVTATVEILKPWKGAEKLPAKFEIGFMIFPELLGKWLKAAPPEGDYILFLNQKTVKDSKGNESSLIALYEPHPFAFKEYSRETEDKIREAIQAQKGE